The Camelus bactrianus isolate YW-2024 breed Bactrian camel chromosome 31, ASM4877302v1, whole genome shotgun sequence genomic sequence AGGAGGAGCTGCACCTTCCCCGACTTGCGGATGAGCAGCTTGCCAACCTGACCCTCCGTCAGGTCAGCCAGGGTACAAGTGTTCTCTGCCAACCTGGCTTCCTGTGAAGACAAAGAGGGAACAGAAGCCGGGTAAGGAGCCGTTTCTTCCAATCTTCACGACTGAACCTTTTCCCAAAGGAAGGCACCAGCAGCAAAGGTTAGAATGAGCTCTGAAGAGAGGGCCTTTTCCTGAGGCCGCCTGCcactggtcaaaaaaaaaaaaaaaaaaaaaaacccacagcaaaTAAATCAACAAAGGGACAAAATATTGGTATCTGCTAAAGCTGGGTGATGGTACATGAAAGTTAAAATTCTCTCATTtgttatatattcaaaatatttcatcgtgaaaaataaacacacatacaatTGGGGTTGAAATACCAAGCTGCAAGCCTCGTGGGTAGAAGGAACAAACGCACACTGTCCTCATGGTTCAGTGTGGGTGGCACACCTCCACTTCCCTCCAAGGTGGCCGCTTCCCCTCCGGTCCCCCGCATTTTCACGGGGCTCATTCCTGAGCGTACCCGGTCTTTTTCCTGCTTTATAACCACCATCTGTCCGTCCTCGCTCTGCACCTCTGTCTTGATTGGCTTGATGTCCTGAGAAGGCGGCTGGCCGGGGAGCGAGTCTGGCAGTTGCAGGAACAGCAGCTCTTCCTCCTGCGTGAGGCTCAGCTCCCTGAGCAGCTCTGCCACAGATACGTCCTTTGGGAGGCCCGGGGTCTTCCTGGCTGCTCTGGGAGGAACCTTCATCTtggccgcctcctcctcctcatctcgCGGCTCCTCTTTCACTACCCAAGGTACCAGAAATGGAAGGGCTGTTAGGTGCCCACCGCCGTGCCATCTCACTGCACCCAAGCCCTCGCCCCAGTCGGCTCCACTGTCACTCAGCCTGGAGGCTGAGGACAAACTCTGGTTATAAAGCGGGATCCaagggggtgagggtatagcccaagtggCAGAGTGTATGCTTggcatgcaggaagtcctgggttcaatccccaagtacctccattaaaaaaaataaataaacctaacgcaccctccccctcaaaaaagaggGATCCAAGATTTGTGTGACTTATCTAAAAAGGGGTATCTCAGCAGGAAACTGCTGAGAATGAGAACTTAGCACCTTTTGTTCAGGTCATGTACTTGACCCCTGGAATGGGAGGGGACCTGCTTATCAGCAGTCTGGGAGGTTCATTCCTGGGGTGCGGCCAGAGAAAAGGGGATGAGACAAGAATGGACACAGAGTACCTTTCACAGCAGGTACATCCACCTCCATGTCCTCTTCCTTGGGGCCAGCCGGCCAAGGTTTAACGTCTGCTTCTTCATTCTCTTCCTTAAAAAGCCAGCCCGAGTGAGCCAGCGGCAGCTGCACAGGCATGTTTCGAGTGTCATTTCTCAGCCCAGGGTCATCGATGAACTGCCAAAGAAGAGTCGGGGGTCATATGGCTGGGCCAGCATACACACATACCTGGGCTGCAGTCCACCTTAGCCCTTTTCTATCCCAAGATCCTTGCCGCTCACCAGGCTTCCCTGCCTGGCCCCCCAGAGGAAGCGCTTTCCCACAAAGAAGCCCCTcgcccccacctccccgcccccaccggcACCTACATCATCCTTCTCCAGCATGCGCAGGATCTGCTTTGTCTCTTCATCcgtctccctcttctcctttttGATGTTGATGATGTGGGAGGGCCCCATGTCCGACACATCCACAGTCTTATCCCAGTTCCCTGAGGGAAACCACACAGTACAACTAAGGAAGGGGCCCTACAGCAAGGAAAACTCAGCAGGGAGCTAGGAGGGGAATTCCACTGCCCTGGTCCTTCTCTCGGGCCTCTGAACTGAAATCCACCGATTCCTTCCTCCCGGAGCCCCAGCAGCTTTGTACCCTTTTTCTTCATCATTTCAGCTGGGCCCTGCTCAAAGATGGAGTGGGACTGGATCACTTCTGGGCGCCCCCGGCCCCGTCCGTGCCCCTCTCGCTGTCGGTCTCTATCCCTTTCACGCTTCTCCTTCTTGATGGTGACTTCTTCCTTGGGCCTGGAAAACAGAACAGATTAAGGGAAACCACTCACTTCCCCTCCCTCTGAGAACTGGTCTTACTCTCCCATACCACTCTGCTCCACCTGAGTGGAGAGTTTATGAGCCAAAAACTACATCATGAGCAGAAAAACCCCCAATCCTAAGTCTGGCAtctttttcacttccttgatgaGGCAAAGTCCTTTCACTTTACTTTACCTTTTTGAGGCTGTATGTTAGAACTATAACTCgtgctcgcttcggcagcacatatactaaaaaaaaaaaaaaattggaacgatacagagaagattagtatggcccctgtgcaaggatgacatgcaaattcgtgaagcgttccattaaaaaaaagaaaaagaactctaACTCAAAAGCTGAATTATAGACTACCTCAAAATGTGGATTATTTTTGTATTGGCTGAAAGCAGGAAGCCCATAATGCAAAAGAACTTAAGGGAAAACCTTAAGGGATGTATCTCTGTCCAAACTATTGTCTCTCAAATCTGGCTATAAAAGATAATCACTGTTTCATTGCAAACAAGTTAAATTACAATTTTAGGGATGGACTCCCctgcatcagtattttttttttaaaacttgtgcattagaatcatctgggagCCAGGGCTGAAAATCACTACTGAAAAGAACTAAATCTGCAAATTTAAATTTCCGAGCCACATACCTAGTTACTCCCTCAAAAGCCCAAATTCAGAACCGGTAAACAAGGGACAAGTATTCAGAAGACCTAGCAACTTACTCTTCCTTGATCTTCCGACTGATGATATTTGGGGTGAAGGTTTTCTGAAAGTAAAATACAGGAGTCACTGATTTGGTAAGTTCTGACCCCAAagtacagaagaaaataaaaactcccAAAGGGCACCTTCTATGGACCAAGACCACCATGGCTCTCCTCTGCACACTCCACACTGTGATCAAAGATTTATAGACATGCACATGTACTTGGAAAGAAAGAATATCATGTCATCGTGGCAGTGGAGTTACACAGAAGAAAGGGGCATCAAAAAACATTTAAACAGCAGCCTCAGGTTCTGCCCTCTGAAAGGAGAGCCCTCAGGACTTGTAACAGCAAAAGAATTTACCTAATCTCACCTCTGGTCTTCAGAGTGCTATAGGGACCGGACAGTATCATAGGGAAAGGGCCCTGGCAGCAAGGCTCAAGTAGGAGAGACAGATCTGCCAGCACTCATAAACAGATGATCGACTGACACCACAATTCCCCAAAGTAAACTTAGGTCTTCAAAAACTGGCTGCTTTATACGCTGTCATCCTCCCCTCTACCCTTTAAGGGTTACCCTTTACATCTACAGTCATAAATACAATAGGAGAGGACACAGAACCTCTAATATGATGCCTAGGACTCAAAATACTTTGGATCAGAAGTCTGCAAACTGCGATCCATGGAAAATTTAGAACTTTAAAACTGCAGCCCTAGTTTATGCCTGTGTGGCTTGCATGGGTTTTCTTAAAGGCGTCCAAAGCACACACGAAAAGGAAACAAACACGACTCAAATTGCTTTTGAACTAATTAGGATTCTCTGCTCTTCAGCCATCCCTGAGACCATGTCAACATCTTGTACCCAGTATCTTGACTTGAAGGGAGGGCAGGCTCCCCAAAAATTGTAGGCAAAAGTCTGAGGACAAGATTCACGAGGCCCAACACCACGCCTGGCACACGGCAGACCCTACATGAACATGAGTCGAACCCCCAGGTGCCTGGAATCCAAAGTAGCTGGGTTTCTTTAAAAGGTGCCATCGGGTACCTTCTTGACTCCCCCGAGGGTGAGGTCCCTGGAGCGGATGGAGGGAAGGCGGCCCGGGGTGAGGGGAGGCGCCGGCCTCCGCCCGATAAGCCCCCGGGCCCCAGAGAGGAGGGGTCGGGGCCCTCCCGGAGCGCTGGGCTCGCCCGCGGCATTTCCTTCCGACATGTTGcctggaagagaaggaggaaagtgGTAACAGAGTCACTGGAGGGGGAGGACACGCGGACCCTGGGCGGAACCCCACCCACGTGGCCTCCCGCCTCCCAGTCAGCGCATCCCTCCCGCAGCGCCTCAGCTCCTCCCCGTCCCACGTGGCGAGACTCCTCGCAACACCCCGGCTAGAGCCCTTGACTCGCCAGCTCCCCAGGCCCCCGGCCAGGCACGAGGCAGGGACGCACCCCAGCGCACGCGGGCTGCGGCTCCGCACCACGCACGTCCCGACTTCACCTCCGACGCGACCCGCGGCTGGCCCCAGGCCTCAGCGCCCGGCGGAAGTCTGCGTGGCAGGACCCGGGCGCTGCCATCTTGCCGCGGAGCGGAAGTGAGGtcggtgggcggggccgggccacAGTATTTATCCGGCGGCGCCTCGCTCCCCTCCGCCTTCTCTTCCCGGTTCTTCCCGGAGTCGGGAAAAGCTGGGTTGAGAGGGCGAAAAAGGAAGAGGGGACTGGTCTGGGTTACACCGCGATGCAGCGCTCGGGGGTCTTGGCCCGGGGCGTGAGGTGGGGGCGCCCAGCTCGTGGTCTGGGGGCCGGGCGACCGCCACAACGCGATGTGGGGATTCGCCGCTGCAGAGCCTCGGGGTCGCGGCTCGAGatggggcggggggcgcggggccGAGAACGAAACCCGGACTCAGACTCGGGGCGCCCTGGGCCGGGCCGAGCCTCGGCTGCCGGCGCGGTGGTGACCTTGGAGTGGTCACTGCACCTCCGGGCTGCACCCTCGCCCTCGCCCGGGGGTCCCTTCCCCGGACTCCTGGTGGGGTcctggggtggggctgtgggCACAGCGCTGGAGCAGCTGCAGCGGACGAACCGGGTACCTAATGGCACCTCCCCT encodes the following:
- the POLR3D gene encoding DNA-directed RNA polymerase III subunit RPC4 isoform X1, coding for MSEGNAAGEPSAPGGPRPLLSGARGLIGRRPAPPLTPGRLPSIRSRDLTLGGVKKKTFTPNIISRKIKEEPKEEVTIKKEKRERDRDRQREGHGRGRGRPEVIQSHSIFEQGPAEMMKKKGNWDKTVDVSDMGPSHIINIKKEKRETDEETKQILRMLEKDDFIDDPGLRNDTRNMPVQLPLAHSGWLFKEENEEADVKPWPAGPKEEDMEVDVPAVKVKEEPRDEEEEAAKMKVPPRAARKTPGLPKDVSVAELLRELSLTQEEELLFLQLPDSLPGQPPSQDIKPIKTEVQSEDGQMVVIKQEKDREARLAENTCTLADLTEGQVGKLLIRKSGKVQLLLGKVTLDVTMGTTCSFLQELVSVGLGDSRTGEMTVLGHVKHKLVCSPNFESLLDHKHR
- the POLR3D gene encoding DNA-directed RNA polymerase III subunit RPC4 isoform X2, yielding MPRASPALREGPDPSSLGPGGLSGGGRRLPSPRAAFPPSAPGTSPSGESRRPKEEVTIKKEKRERDRDRQREGHGRGRGRPEVIQSHSIFEQGPAEMMKKKGNWDKTVDVSDMGPSHIINIKKEKRETDEETKQILRMLEKDDFIDDPGLRNDTRNMPVQLPLAHSGWLFKEENEEADVKPWPAGPKEEDMEVDVPAVKVKEEPRDEEEEAAKMKVPPRAARKTPGLPKDVSVAELLRELSLTQEEELLFLQLPDSLPGQPPSQDIKPIKTEVQSEDGQMVVIKQEKDREARLAENTCTLADLTEGQVGKLLIRKSGKVQLLLGKVTLDVTMGTTCSFLQELVSVGLGDSRTGEMTVLGHVKHKLVCSPNFESLLDHKHR